One stretch of Labrenzia sp. CE80 DNA includes these proteins:
- the glp gene encoding gephyrin-like molybdotransferase Glp: MADTGKLLDDCFLHDRDRLRHHEALDILRERLSTVAGTTRIPLEETCGRILAEEIVANRDVPQADNSAVDGYAFRFSDHDPAGGFFRLEQRIAAGHPSETEIGPWGAARIFTGAIMPPGCDTVAMQEDCELHDQDGQSFVIVPAGLKQGANCRKAGEDVVAGTVLLHRGNLLRPQDVAAIASTGQAQVLVYEKLKIGLLSTGDEIRRPGTDLEAGEVYDSNHFLLRSLTETMPVEIEDLGVLKDDAAFIEETLSNASKRCDVLLTTGGASRGEEDHILKTLDRLGKRHMWQLAIKPGRPMMFGQIGSCVFLGLPGNPVAAMVCFLLYARPVLSVLGGGPFLEARRFQVPADFSVPRKKTDRREFYRGILASDETGRTIARKFERDGSGLITGLREADGLIEIPEDATSVERGSLVDFLPF, encoded by the coding sequence ATGGCTGATACAGGCAAACTGCTGGACGACTGCTTCCTGCACGACCGGGACAGGCTTCGTCATCACGAAGCCCTCGATATCTTGCGCGAACGCTTGTCGACCGTTGCCGGCACCACCCGAATTCCACTCGAAGAGACATGCGGCCGAATTCTGGCGGAAGAGATCGTTGCGAACCGTGATGTGCCACAAGCGGACAATTCGGCAGTCGACGGTTATGCCTTTCGCTTCTCCGACCATGATCCTGCGGGCGGCTTCTTCCGTCTGGAACAACGCATTGCGGCGGGCCATCCGAGCGAAACCGAGATCGGCCCCTGGGGCGCCGCGCGCATTTTCACCGGCGCCATCATGCCGCCCGGCTGCGATACGGTCGCCATGCAGGAAGACTGCGAGCTTCACGACCAAGACGGCCAGTCTTTCGTCATCGTCCCGGCCGGACTGAAGCAGGGAGCCAACTGCAGAAAAGCTGGAGAGGATGTCGTCGCTGGAACGGTGCTGCTCCACCGCGGAAACCTTCTCAGACCCCAGGACGTTGCTGCCATTGCCTCGACAGGACAGGCACAGGTACTGGTCTATGAAAAACTCAAGATCGGGCTGTTGTCGACAGGTGACGAGATCCGGCGACCGGGCACGGATCTGGAAGCTGGAGAAGTCTACGATTCCAATCATTTCCTGCTGCGGTCGCTCACCGAAACAATGCCGGTGGAGATTGAGGATCTTGGGGTTCTGAAAGACGACGCAGCATTCATCGAAGAGACGCTGTCTAATGCGAGTAAGCGCTGCGATGTTCTGCTGACAACGGGCGGTGCAAGTCGCGGCGAGGAAGACCACATTCTCAAGACGCTTGACCGACTTGGCAAACGGCACATGTGGCAACTCGCGATCAAGCCCGGGCGTCCAATGATGTTTGGCCAGATCGGATCCTGCGTCTTCCTGGGTCTTCCCGGCAATCCGGTCGCGGCGATGGTGTGTTTCCTGCTCTATGCGCGGCCGGTGCTAAGCGTTCTAGGCGGCGGCCCGTTTCTGGAAGCCCGTCGCTTTCAGGTGCCCGCGGACTTCTCCGTGCCACGGAAGAAGACGGACAGACGAGAATTCTACCGCGGCATTCTGGCCAGCGATGAGACAGGCAGAACCATCGCACGCAAGTTCGAGCGCGATGGTTCCGGTCTGATCACGGGCCTGCGCGAAGCCGACGGGCTTATTGAAATACCCGAAGATGCGACGTCCGTAGAGCGCGGAAGTCTGGTCGACTTCCTGCCGTTCTGA
- a CDS encoding glutathione S-transferase family protein: MPDLELFIGNKNYSSWSFRPWLALRQNEIPFRERLVPFEFDNGNPAFKTFSPTVKVPVLKDGDLTVWESLAIIEYIAEIYPSAGLLPVDRSERARARAASAEMHSSFSAMRSAFPMNFHRPAGALAVSASVQKDIDRVVALWNDCLETSGGPFLFGGFTMADAMYAPVVSRFATYEATNEPVATAYMEKMRALPAWKEWEKAALDETWIIEAEEV, translated from the coding sequence ATGCCTGATCTTGAGCTGTTTATCGGAAACAAGAACTATTCGTCCTGGTCGTTCCGGCCCTGGCTGGCCCTCAGGCAAAACGAGATCCCATTTCGCGAAAGACTTGTCCCGTTTGAATTCGACAACGGCAATCCGGCCTTTAAGACTTTTTCTCCGACGGTGAAAGTGCCGGTGCTCAAGGATGGAGACCTGACGGTCTGGGAGTCTCTGGCGATCATCGAATACATAGCCGAGATTTATCCCAGTGCCGGCCTCCTGCCTGTGGACAGATCTGAGAGAGCCCGGGCCCGCGCAGCCTCGGCAGAAATGCACTCCAGCTTTTCGGCTATGCGCTCCGCATTCCCGATGAACTTTCACCGGCCGGCGGGGGCGCTTGCGGTCAGCGCGTCGGTCCAAAAGGACATCGACCGCGTTGTTGCTCTTTGGAACGACTGCCTCGAAACGTCAGGCGGCCCGTTTCTCTTCGGCGGCTTCACCATGGCCGACGCGATGTACGCGCCTGTCGTGAGCCGTTTTGCAACCTATGAGGCGACGAACGAACCCGTTGCGACAGCCTATATGGAAAAGATGAGAGCACTGCCCGCCTGGAAGGAATGGGAAAAGGCGGCCCTTGATGAGACCTGGATCATAGAGGCTGAAGAAGTCTAG